A part of Anser cygnoides isolate HZ-2024a breed goose chromosome 15, Taihu_goose_T2T_genome, whole genome shotgun sequence genomic DNA contains:
- the AQP8 gene encoding aquaporin-8 yields MAAADSGCPSTKEVMVDIDSKHQHAKPHWYERYVQPCVAELLGSALFIFIGCLSVVEDAGGTGRLQPALAHGLALGLTIAVLGNISGGHFNPAVSLGVWLVGGLNITMLIPYWISQLCGGIIGASLTKAVTTDEHYANATGGAFSGIAADEQIPSVLVGEIVMTTFLVLAVCMGAINEETKTPLAPFCIGLTVTVDILAGGAISGACMNPARAFGPALVANYWDYHWVYWVGPMVAGLLVGALVRLLIGDRTTRLFLK; encoded by the exons atggctgctgctgacagcGGTTGCCCCTCCACGAAGGAGGTGATGGTGGACATCGACAGCAAGCACCAGCATGCGAAGCCCCACTGGTACGAGCGCTACGTCCAGCCCTGCGTGGCCGAGCTGCTGGGCAGCGCGCTCTTCATCTTCATCGGCTGCCTCTCCGTGGTGGAGGATGCCGGGGGCACGGGGCGACTGCAGCCCGCCCTGGCGCACGGGCTGGCCCTGGGGCTCACCATCGCCGTCCTGGGCAACATTAG CGGAGGTCACTTCAACCCGGCCGTGTCCCTGGGCGTGTGGCTGGTCGGCGGGCTGAACATCACGATGCTCATTCCCTACTGGATCTCCCAGCTCTGCGGAGGGATAATAGGAGCCAGCCTGACAAAG GCCGTGACGACGGACGAGCACTACGCCAACGCCACTGGAGGAGCCTTCAGCGGCATCGCGGCGGATGAGCAGATCCCCTCCGTCCTGGTGGGCGAGATCGTCATGACCACGTTCCTGGTGCTCGCGGTCTGCATGGGTGCCATCAACGAGGAAACCAAGACCCCTCTGGCACCCTTCTGCATCGGCCTCACGGTCACGGTCGACATCCTGGCGGG ggGTGCGATATCCGGAGCCTGCATGAACCCTGCCAGAGCCTTCGGGCCAGCTCTGGTAGCAAACTACTGGGACTACCACTGGGTGTACTGGGTAGGGCCCATGGTCGCTGGGCTCCTTGTCGGCGCGCTGGTGAG GCTCCTGATCGGTGACCGGACGACCCGCCTGTTCCTGAAGTGA